aacatacaaagaaacagaaaaatgtgacCCATAACCAGGAGAAAAATCAGTTGATAGAACAGATCCAGAAATGACCCAGAGATGATGGAATTACTAAATGATATTAAAGTAGTTAttataaatatgctcaaggatttaaaggaaaatataatgacccaaatgaaacttctagaaatgaaaaacacagtatctgatatgaaaaatacattagaTGGGATTAACAATAGTTTAGACACTtatagaagaaaaacaatgaacttgaagacatggcaaaagaaacTATCTCAATTGaagctcaaaggaaaaaaaactgaggaaaaatgaACCTGTGAGACAACATCAAATGATCTCACATATGTGAAATTATAATTCcagaaacagaggggaaaaaagcaaaaaaaaattttgaagaaataatggtttaaatattctaaaatgtgATGAAACCCAAACcccacatatccaagaagctcagtaaatcccaaacagaataaacaaaatgaaaataacatcaAGGCACATCATAAATAAAGTGTTGAAAacaagtgataaaaagaaaatcttaaaagtttcCTGAGTAAAAAGACACATTGCATATggggaaataaagataaaaataatcacTGACTTCTTGTCAGAAACTATGCAAGCCAGAAGATAATGGATGgacatctttaaaattctgaaagtaaaaaactgttaaCACAGAATTCtatatgaatgaaaataaatacttatCAACCAAAAAAATGCTAGAGAACTCATCATCAGCATATGCTTATTACAAGAGATGTTAAAGGAAGTATTTTAAGTTGAAAAAATATAATATCAAATGGACACTCAGAGCCACACAAAGGAATAGAAAGCTAGAAATGGTTAGTATATAGTTAaactaaaattactttttttctcagtttttaatttcttcagaagaTAATTGTAGGGGGGGTTATAGCATGTGGAAGTAAAATGTATTACAACAGCAGCAGAAAGGATAAGAGAGGGAAATGGAAATATACTATTGTAAGGTTCTTAAATTATTTATGAAGTGGTATAATATCCTATGAAGGCAAATTCTAATAAGAGATCCATACTGTAAACCCTAGAGAagagatcagcaaacttttttctataaagggtcaaatagtaaatattttaggctttgcaggccttAGTACTTAACTCTACTACTATAGTGCAAAAGCTTCCATagacaataagtaaacaaatgagcatgactgtgttccaataaaactttatttattgttttgagTTTCATATGATTTCCACATGCCACAAATTATggtcttcttttgatttttcttcaaacatttaaaaatggttgcAGGCTGggcaaaaacaggtggtgggccagATTTGACTTGCAGGCTCtaatttgccaacccctgcccTATAGTAACTGCtaaaaaaagagaacagaggtatagctaataagccaatagtggagataaaatggaatcatttttaaatgataaaacgGAATCACTCAATTAGTctaaaagaagacaggaaaaaggGACACAAGGGACAGAGAgcagatgggacaaatagaaaataaatagcaagatgGTTGAATTAAACCCAACCATAActattatttcataaatttaaatGGTCCCAAAACTTAAATTAAATGGCAGAGATAGACTAGATAAACAGCAAGACTCAGCAACATGCGTGCAAAAACACCAGACTTTAAAAAGACACAGATAGTTTCaaataaaaggatggagaaaatataCTAATGTAAACACTAATCATAAGAAAGAGAAGCATTTCATAATAACCAATAACTGGATACAACTGAAATGTAGATAAatgaacaaattgtggtataacCATACATTGAAATATTACTCAATGGTAAAAGGGAGCAAActaaaaatgcatttgacaaaattcactaCCCATTCAtgaaaaaactctcagaaaattaggggaaaaagggaacttcttcaacctgataaaaggGTGTTTATGAAAAACCTATAGCTACCATCAtagttaatggtgaaagactggattGCTTTCTTCTGAAGatcaaaacaaggcaaagatgtctTCTCTCACTACtactcagcattgtgctggaggtCCTTGCCAGtccaataaggaaagaaaatgaaatagctGTTATTCAAAGACtgtaaaaaaattgtggtatgaCCAAGGAATACTTCATAGCTGTTAAAAGATTGAAGTAGATTTATATTTACGGACAGATAAGGGTGTCCATGATATACATGTACCATTGGCAAAAAAAAGCAAGTTGAAAAATATGTAGACTCTGAACCCATTTTTGTgtaagaaacaaagagagaaatgaaaaaatgtgtatatttgtagATGAACAGGAAAACATCTAGAAAGTTACACACCAAACTTGGAAGTGGAATGGGTGGGAGGTAAGagggacatttaaaaataattatcttgTGGGGCCTAAATAACTTTCACATTctaaaatgtaattttgaaatGGTCCAAAGTTTAaacctaaaaaatatttattattaggaattttctttctccttttcacaAACATTCACTAAATTTCTCCTATATACCAGAGTGTGTACTATGAGCTTTGGGGTATACAAAGTTGAATCAGACCAAGGACTCTGCCCCAAGAGGCTTATCTTGCAGAAGGCAAGAAATAATTTATAGTGTAAATCAAATTCAACATATTAAAGAAACAATCTACTGAATAGTGTATATGTGAACTCTCCTCATGTCCCAACCTTATTTCTTACCTTCTAAAAACCTGAGGTAACCTGTCAGTTTTTTAACTCTCATGGTAAGAGTACCTTTCTCTTCTCCTACCTCTCACCTCCTCCCTAACTCACAGCAACAGGATTTTTAGTCTCTTTCTTTTACCTACCCTCCTTTACATTTCATAGCCACTATCCAAAatctaaatgaattaaataataataaatgaatgaatgaacatgttaaataaatacatatgtttAATAACAAATGGGATCATACTATACATAGTTATATTGCTTTTTCCACTTGCAATATATTGTGAACATCTTTCTACAGCagtaaatatatatgtgaattgtaatttttattggCTGCGAAGCAGTATAATAAAAGAATGcaatgtaatttatttaactacTTTTAACTTGTTAACACATTTGAGTGTTGCACGTTtgagttattttccatttttttctatcatAAACAGTACTTCAATGAATTAGCCATGTACACTCTGCTCCCACCAGCAGCAAATGGAAATCCTTATTTGCACACATCTTGGCTAACAGATTAATATTCTTTCCAGTGTTTGCCAACTGGATAGGTGAAAACTGGTATCTTCATGTTTTAATGTACATTCTTTTGACTACTAAGTTGAGgttgattttttcatatgtttatgggCAGATTTTCTTACCATTTCCAGTTCCTCTCTGAGAGCACATATGGCTCTTTCCCGACTAGATACCAATTCTTCCAAATACTGATATCTCAGCTTTTTTCTGGCCCGGCATTCTCTTGCACTCTGTCGGCTCCTCTCAAGTTTTGCCTTCAAGTCGATTTTGGCTGGTTTCCGACCACGTTTACCAGGCTTCTTTACTTTGCCCCCAACCAtcttcagaaagagagagaaggaattattttttctctagttctGTGCCCAGGAAAGCAACTAGTGCTGCATATTAGAAAAGAGaatattaacaaataataaataaatgaggccTATGGAACTAAGAAAGCATGATTCCATCAAATGCCTTGTGGCTTtatgcctcataattttttttgataCTTTTGATACCATGAAGATGAGAGaagaaataatttcagtttttattaggtgacaataaaaaactaaaaagtcaCTACTAAATATTCtgtatataaagaatttttattgaCTTGAGAAAATAATTATAAGTAAAATAATCAATATTCAAAATTATGAGTTCAGTATGACTGCAACACTATAAAACAATACATAGAAGAAAGGAGGTTAACAAAAGGTGAAGGAGGATTTCACTGTTAGATGTGATTATAGTTTTTTCTCATCtgcattttttatgatttttcaaTGTTTACAGTTAGaagcaatataaaatataaaatcgtTAGTCCTAATACACATGTATTCTAAGCAATTTGGCTATGaatttctccttcaaatctgtACAGCCCTAAGAAGCCCATAGGATGTTCCTGAAATCTTTAGGATAACCCTCTCCTGCCTATAGAAGCTGATAATTAAAACCCTTGATTGTCTCAGTAGATTTCTACCTGCTCCCACTGGTGTTATAGCACAGCCTCTCAATATCCCTGTGATCATTTACCTCCCTAGGCACAATTTTTAGGTGAGGGGCAAAGTAATTTTATCATCTTCACTGTTTAACTGTGAGACCTCCTCAAATTTTTAGACAAGAAATAATTATGATTTAAagataatgaatttttaaatacatcAACCAGAACTTAAATTCCAAACAAATGTCCTTTTAAAGCAGACCCTTGAAAGGGATACATTTATTCCAATAATGCCATTGTTCAAAACTTTTTTTGAAGTGCTTTTGGAGCCGATTTTTACAAGCCACAATACAATACACCTTGTTACTTTAGAGCCggtacattattttttaaattcctaaagGGTCTGATTATCCACCCTGTTTATCTGACATGGCTCTGAATAATGTCTAGGTCTTTCTGAAAATCAGCTtcatagaataaaaatgttatacCTTCTGTATAGTGACAGTAATATTGCTGAAGCTTTAAAGgcaattcagaaagaaaagatgCAAAACTCAAACCCTGACAAATCATTATACAAATGGAGGGAGGTATATTAGATGCATTAACAACTCTGAACTTTGTATATTTCATTAGCCATAAAGATTGGAGGAAAGATAAGGGAAGCTAATTATAAACCAGGAAAAAGGAACTAAAAGCTGAAATGAACCTCACAAATTCCTTAAGTATCTCtagaccaaaaaaaaacacatttttaccaATTcataaaatactcaaaaattcAATGATAACCACATTGTCCCTCTGCTATCCCCTCCTATTTCTCCTGTGAGGAAGCGCAAATGTGCTTAAGTAAAAGCACTAAGTTTTTACGTCCCAACACAAActccacaaagaaaactacaaaaataacccaaaaatttaacttttttttcctgttccaaCTTTATTTATAGCGGCATGGAGCTGATATCACACTGTATTTATATGTTATGTTATATTGTTTTTTAGTAGTCTCACATTTAAGTTTTATCTCCCCCAAGTAGTGTGAGCTCCTCAGGCATAGAGGCTGCCTTCTGCTTCTTCTGCAACCCTAACAGTATCCAGCACAGAGCTAGGCACTTAGGACGAATTTATTAAAAGACTAGTAATTGAGTGAATacatgaaaagacaaaaatggtTAATATTTTGAAAGTGCTTTAATTGATATCACTACCAACACCACCAATTTACAGAAGTTGTGAAGAAATGCTCCTTGGTAAGGGATATAAACTCTGAAAAACAAGGACTCTTATTGTTTTACCAACCTTTTGCACTTATTTACTTCCTTATGTTTCAACTCTTAAGGCAACTCATAGAAGTTTCAAGTTGTTACATCTAAGAGAATTATTGTATTTGCATGAAGTGATACCAGCAGCCTCAGCTAAAATGGAAAACAGCAGGAGGgcttgttttacttttcttttaaaaacataaagtgAAAAGTTA
Above is a window of Choloepus didactylus isolate mChoDid1 chromosome 8, mChoDid1.pri, whole genome shotgun sequence DNA encoding:
- the CREBL2 gene encoding cAMP-responsive element-binding protein-like 2, translated to MDDSKMVGGKVKKPGKRGRKPAKIDLKAKLERSRQSARECRARKKLRYQYLEELVSSRERAICALREELEMYKQWCMAMDQGKIPSEIKALLTGEEQNKSQQNSSRHTKAGKTETNNNSW